A genome region from Candidatus Binatia bacterium includes the following:
- a CDS encoding enoyl-CoA hydratase/isomerase family protein, whose protein sequence is MAYDTIIVEKRGRVGWLIFNRPQALNAMNARLMEETAQAWIELDTDPGVRVIVNSGIGRGFNTGVDVKEIATDPRGMKRATDKVKNFDLRLTGWHCGVQKPVICAVNGICAGGGLHYVADADIVIAASNATFLDPHVSVGQVVAYETIGLARRMPFEAVMRMAMTGKHERISAQRAYELGMISQIVDPPDKLFDEAQALAEKVAKNSPTALIASKRALWESLEMGLTAAMKAGGKHLMAMWDHPDQLEGPKAFAEKREANWVEPKIEH, encoded by the coding sequence ATGGCATATGACACCATCATCGTCGAGAAGCGCGGCCGCGTGGGCTGGCTGATCTTCAACCGCCCGCAAGCCCTGAACGCCATGAATGCCAGGCTGATGGAAGAGACGGCCCAGGCCTGGATCGAACTCGACACCGATCCCGGCGTGCGCGTCATCGTCAACAGCGGCATCGGGCGCGGATTCAACACAGGCGTGGACGTCAAAGAAATTGCAACCGACCCACGCGGGATGAAACGTGCCACGGACAAAGTGAAGAACTTCGACCTGCGGCTCACCGGCTGGCACTGCGGCGTGCAAAAGCCGGTGATCTGTGCCGTCAACGGCATCTGCGCCGGTGGAGGCCTGCATTACGTCGCCGACGCGGACATCGTCATCGCCGCCAGCAACGCCACCTTCTTGGATCCGCACGTGTCGGTGGGGCAGGTGGTCGCGTACGAGACCATCGGTCTGGCACGGCGCATGCCGTTCGAAGCGGTGATGCGCATGGCCATGACCGGGAAGCACGAACGCATCAGTGCACAGCGCGCCTACGAGCTGGGCATGATCAGCCAGATCGTGGATCCGCCGGACAAGCTCTTCGACGAGGCGCAGGCTTTGGCCGAGAAGGTCGCGAAGAACTCCCCCACCGCCTTGATCGCTTCCAAGCGAGCCCTGTGGGAGTCACTGGAAATGGGATTGACCGCGGCGATGAAGGCGGGGGGCAAACATCTGATGGCCATGTGGGACCACCCCGATCAGCTCGAAGGTCCCAAGGCGTTCGCCGAGAAGCGCGAGGCGAATTGGGTCGAGCCGAAGATCGAGCACTGA